One genomic window of Paramormyrops kingsleyae isolate MSU_618 chromosome 20, PKINGS_0.4, whole genome shotgun sequence includes the following:
- the cusr gene encoding uncharacterized protein cusr, which produces MCLSLLLPLLNLWGAAHCVVFQASINMAGMTGQVTFDSSLGTATLNLTGAQSPMNISLAEFPVMYGHFLSPCREASVGPKVFTFAADGPQATVDVSDLFRQRPSLDDLSLVVEMANGMTACGNVRQNVSTRTWQARFFHPVAGDVYIRQNVGENATRVLSGLITLRGTVVVANVTVYVSQSSSPTCKALINNLKPSDLSLLGDLAVGSPVKPVRCCRDVQDFIGEGHFLLLKVEETYTCSKIREMEEKVVHALIDMKGTKGTFTFSQVSPFDVTEVRVNLMNTKNLTRTYHVHQFPMPESRSTEEDVCSHDNVGDHWNPHKVTVSDPAYPHGPGATHDMYEVGDLSGRHGSLDNISDVEQFFSDWNLPLFGTNSIVGRSVVIHQSNGARLLCGTIGYPGEVMVLKSVFRNPVVGTIYFTQLKSNKYTDVSIFMDLSYGNSSAPVSNGHNWHIHQWPISTETDSNESSCGSTGNHWNPFKINISDSSYTTDCRPDNPFACEIGDLTGKNQPISITPVVGKFRTKYFVTDTTSWTVGADSMIGRSVVIHETEGNAARLACANITAVHLVKAQSGTWFGSGTSEGHVQFSQDFPGLTTINVSLSNLNWMAGGYHVHKLPINSTVNPCSDRNIMGHFNPLAVNQSSSPPPGNGTVDQYEIGDISGKFGLLIDQDQSQNQYQDCNMPLTGPNSIVGRSLVIHYLNGSRMQCANIVADNSSDGFWVKAKVVFGGAVTGTIKLSQQAFKDGSHGDSLLEVDIHAAQEMNVTEVSWSIHSHRTGEDIQECSDVGDQFNPFNISSESASCSARHPLHCEVGDLTNKHGPVDLTIRQLFTDANLQLTGDFTVMYRSVVLWSGNGILSCADILPFSPSATLIFPKVTSFSRFDFRSRVAAVLDVDLWRVTILPDELSPVPGSTCQQVTFLVSGDVNKEVLNSVKDNEKMGPFKQSQACPKSGSSGRPEINGRLLMLIITAHIILCLLQ; this is translated from the exons ATGTGCCTTTCCCTGCTTCTCCCGCTGCTGAATCTCTGGG GAGCTGCCCACTGTGTGGTCTTTCAAGCAAGCATAAACATGGCAGGGATGACTGGACAGGTGACATTTGACTCCAGTCTGGGGACGGCCACCTTAAACCTCACAGGAGCTCAGAGTCCCATGAACATTTCCCTCGCCGAGTTTCCTGTGATGTACGGGCATTTTCTCAGTCCGTGCCGGGAAGCAAGTGTTGGCCCCAAGGTCTTCACATTCGCTGCTGACGGGCCGCAAGCCACGGTCGACGTATCCGACTTATTCCGGCAAAGGCCCAGCCTCGATGACCTCTCGCTGGTGGTGGAGATGGCCAACGGGATGACAGCTTGTGGCAATGTTCGCCAGAACGTCAGCACCAGGACATGGCAGGCCAGGTTCTTCCACCCCGTGGCAGGAGATGTGTACATCCGCCAAAATGTAGGCGAGAACGCCACCAGAGTGCTCTCCGGCCTCATAACGCTCCGCGGCACAGTCGTGGTGGCTAATGTCACTGTGTACGTCTCCCAAAGCTCTTCCCCGACCTGCAAGGCCCTCATAAACAACCTGAAGCCATCCGATTTGTCGCTGCTGGGAGACCTAGCAGTGGGGTCCCCCGTCAAGCCTGTGAGGTGTTGCAGGGATGTTCAAGATTTCATTGGGGAGGGACATTTTTTACTCCTCAAAGTCGAAGAGACTTACACTTGCAGCAAGATCAGAGAAATGGAAGAAAAGGTTGTGCACGCTCTCATAGACATGAAAGGAACCAAGGGCACGTTTACGTTTAGTCAGGTATCTCCATTTGATGTCACAGAAGTCAGGGTTAATCTGATGAACACGAAGAACCTGACGAGAACCTACCATGTGCATCAGTTCCCCATGCCAGAAAGCAGGTCTACTGAAGAGGATGTTTGTAGCCATGACAACGTGGGTGATCACTGGAACCCACACAAGGTAACCGTTAGTGATCCCGCTTATCCCCATGGTCCAGGGGCCACCCATGATATGTATGAGGTCGGGGACCTCAGTGGGAGACACGGGTCCTTGGATAACATCAGCGATGTCGAGCAGTTCTTCAGTGACTGGAACCTGCCCCTCTTTGGAACCAACAGCATAGTGGGTCGGTCTGTGGTGATCCACCAGTCCAATGGTGCAAGGCTTCTTTGTGGTACCATTGGCTACCCGGGAGAGGTGATGGTGTTAAAATCTGTGTTCAGAAACCCTGTGGTGGGAACCATTTATTTCACCCAACTGAAGAGTAACAAGTACACTGATGTGTCAATTTTCATGGATCTCAGTTACGGCAATTCATCCGCTCCAGTCAGCAATGGGCATAACTGGCACATCCACCAGTGGCCCATCAGCACCGAGACAGACAGTAATGAGAGCAGCTGTGGGAGCACTGGGAATCACTGGAACCCATTCAAGATCAACATCAGCGACAGCAGCTATACCACTGACTGCAGGCCAGACAATCCTTTTGCTTGCGAGATCGGTGACCTGACTGGCAAAAATCAGCCGATCAGCATCACCCCCGTTGTGGGCAAATTCCGGACAAAGTACTTTGTTACCGACACGACTTCCTGGACGGTGGGAGCAGACTCTATGATCGGGAGGTCAGTGGTGATCCACGAAACTGAGGGCAATGCCGCCCGGCTAGCCTGCGCCAACATCACGGCCGTTCACCTGGTCAAAGCGCAGTCGGGCACTTGGTTTGGGTCTGGCACGTCTGAGGGTCATGTCCAATTCTCCCAGGACTTCCCGGGCCTAACAACCATCAATGTGTCGCTGTCAAACCTGAACTGGATGGCTGGGGGTTACCACGTCCACAAACTGCCCATCAATAGTACGGTGAATCCGTGTTCAGATAGGAACATCATGGGTCATTTCAATCCCCTGGCCGTCAATCAGTCCTCTTCCCCTCCCCCCGGCAATGGCACCGTGGACCAGTATGAGATCGGAGACATTAGTGGAAAGTTTGGGCTGCTGATCGATCAGGACCAGAGTCAAAACCAATATCAAGACTGCAACATGCCGCTGACTGGACCGAACAGCATCGTTGGACGGTCATTGGTCATTCACTACCTTAATGGATCCAG AATGCAGTGTGCTAACATTGTTGCGGATAACAGTTCTGATGGATTCTGGGTAAAAGCGAAGGTCGTCTTCGGAGGTGCTGTGACAGGAACCATCAAGCTG TCCCAGCAGGCATTTAAAGACGGGAGCCATGGTGACAGCCTACTGGAGGTGGACATACATGCGGCCCAGGAGATGAAT GTCACTGAGGTTTCCTGGTCCATACACAGCCACCGTACAGGAGAGGATATCCAGGAGTGTTCGGACGTGGGCGACCAGTTCAATCCTTTCAACATAAGCTCAGAG AGCGCTAGCTGCTCTGCCAGGCACCCTCTGCACTGCGAGGTGGGAGATCTGACCAACAAACACGGCCCGGTGGACCTGACCATCAGGCAGCTGTTTACGGACGCCAATCTGCAGCTCACCGGAGATTTTACAG TCATGTACAGGTCAGTTGTCCTCTGGAGTGGAAATGGGATCCTGTCCTGTGCAGATATCCTGCCATTTTCTCCATCGGCGACTCTGATCTTTCCCAAAGTGACCTCCTTTAGCAG GTTCGACTTCCGCAGCCGAGTGGCGGCCGTCCTCGATGTGGACCTGTGGAGGGTCACCATCTTGCCCGACGAGCTGTCACCTGTTCCCGGGAGCACGTGTCAGCAAGTCACCTTTCTGGTGTCAG GGGACGTAAACAAAGAGGTGCTGAACTCTGTCAAAGACAACGAGAAGATGGGGCCATTCAAACAATCCCAAGCGTGCCCCAAAA GTGGAAGTTCTGGACGGCCTGAGATCAACGGAAGACTTCTGATGCTCATAATTACAGCACATATCATTCTGTGCCTGCTGCAGTAG
- the xpnpep1 gene encoding xaa-Pro aminopeptidase 1 isoform X2: MKQDGSAMSPKITAELLRHLRQVMKSSRYVSEPLQAYIIPSGDAHQSEYIAPCDCRREFICGFNGSAGTAIVTEKHAAMWTDGRYFLQASQQMDGNWTLMKMGLKETPTQEDWLISVLPDNSRVGVDPWIIAADQWKTMSKALSVAGHSLVGVQENLIDAIWQDRPTRPSTALITLGLTFTGMTWQEKIVALRAKMSERKISWFIVTALDEIAWLFNLRGSDIEYNPIFFAYAIVGMNTIRLCIDGKRVADPGVRDHLQLDAPGEPDLRVQTVSYGSVEAELRAVCKGLGPKDRVWISDKASCALTDIIPKAHRIPIPYTPLCLAKAVKNPTEIQGMKMAHLKDAVALCDLFAWLEKEIPKGTVTEISAADKAEELRSQQKDFVGLSFPTISSVGPNGAVIHYRPLPETNRTLTLNEVYLIDSGAQYLDGTTDVTRTVHFGTPSDFEKECFTYVLKGHIAVSAAIFPNGTKGHLLDSFARSALWESGLDYLHGTGHGVGCFLNVHEGPCGISYKTFADEPLEAGMIVSDEPGYYEDGAFGIRIENVVLVVPTKPKYNYRNRGSLTFQPITLVPIQAKMINSEMLTQKERNWLNEYHRQCREIVGAELERQSRKEALDWLIRETQPIE, from the exons ATGAAACAAG ACGGCAGCGCGATGTCCCCGAAGATCACCGCCGAGCTTCTTCGGCACCTGAGACAGGTGATGAAGAGCAGCAGATACGTCAGCGAGCCGCTGCAGGCCTACATCATACCGTCGGGGGACGCGCACCAG AGTGAGTACATCGCCCCCTGTGACTGCCGACGGGAGTTCATCTGCGGATTCAACGGCTCGGCAG GGACGGCCATCGTGACGGAGAAGCACGCCGCCATGTGGACGGATGGGCGGTACTTCCTGCAGGCGAGCCAGCAGATGGATGGCAACTGGACCCTCATGAAGATGG GTTTGAAGGAGACACCAACTCAGGAGGACTGGCTGATCAGCGTGCTTCCTGACAACTCCAGAGTGGGTGTGGATCCTTGGATCATCGCAGCAG ACCAATGGAAAACCATGTCCAAGGCCCTGAGCGTTGCTGGGCACTCGCTGGTCGGCGTGCAGGAGAACCTCATCGACGCCATTTGGCAGGATCGCCCCACAAGACCCAGCACCGCTCTGATCACGCTGGGGTTGACGTTCACTG GCATGACCTGGCAGGAGAAGATCGTGGCTTTAAGGGCGAAGATGTCGGAGCGAAAGATTTCCTGGTTTATCGTCACGGCTCTGGATGAAATCGCTT GGCTTTTCAACCTGCGAGGTTCGGACATTGAGTATAACCCCATCTTCTTCGCCTACGCCATCGTTGGGATGAACACGATAAG GCTATGCATCGACGGCAAGCGTGTCGCCGACCCCGGCGTGAGGGACCACCTGCAGCTGGACGCCCCCGGCGAGCCGGACCTCAGGGTCCAGACGGTGTCGTACGGATCGGTGGAGGCGGAGCTGCGTGCCGTGTGCAAAGGACTCGGGCCCAAGGACCGCGTGTGGATCAGCGACAAGGCCAGCTGTGCGCTGACGGACATCATCCCCAAG GCCCACAGGATCCCCATCCCTTACACTCCGCTCTGCCTCGCCAAAGCGGTGAAGAACCCCACCGAGATCCAGGGAATGAAGATGGCGCAC CTCAAAGACGCCGTGGCTCTCTGCGACCTCTTCGCATGGCTTGAAAAAGAG atcccCAAAGGCACGGTGACTGAGATCTCAGCCGCTGACAAAGCAGAGGAGCTGCGTAG CCAGCAGAAGGACTTTGTTGGCCTGAGTTTTCCAACCATTTCCAGCGTGGGCCCGAATGGAGCCGTGATTCACTACAG GCCTCTGCCGGAAACCAACCGGACGCTGACCCTGAACGAAGTCTACCTGATAGACTCGGGCGCCCAGTACCT CGACGGGACGACGGACGTGACCCGTACGGTGCATTTCGGAACGCCCTCTGATTTCGAAAAG GAGTGTTTCACCTACGTTCTGAAGGGCCACATAGCCGTGAGTGCGGCCATCTTCCCAAACGGAACCAAAG gccacctGCTGGACTCATTCGCACGCTCGGCATTGTGGGAGTCCGGGCTTGACTACCTGCACGGGACGGGACACGGGGTCGGCTGCTTCCTCAACGTCCACGAGGGGCCCTGCGGGATCAGCTACAAGACGTTCGCAGACGAGCCCCTGGAAGCCGGCATGATCGTCAGTGATG AACCTGGATATTATGAAGATGGTGCTTTTGGGATTCGAATTGAGAATGTTGTCTTGGTGGTTCCTACTAAACCCAAG TACAATTACAGGAATCGTGGCAGTTTGACCTTTCAGCCTATCACGCTCGTCCCGATTCAGGCGAAGATGATCAACAGTGAAATGCTAACGCAGAAGGAG CGTAATTGGTTGAACGAGTACCACAGGCAGTGCCGAGAGATTGTCGGAGCCGAACTGGAGCGGCAGAGTCGCAAGGAAGCCCTTGATTGGCTGATCAGAGAAACTCAGCCAATCGAGTAA
- the xpnpep1 gene encoding xaa-Pro aminopeptidase 1 isoform X3 — MSPKITAELLRHLRQVMKSSRYVSEPLQAYIIPSGDAHQSEYIAPCDCRREFICGFNGSAGTAIVTEKHAAMWTDGRYFLQASQQMDGNWTLMKMGLKETPTQEDWLISVLPDNSRVGVDPWIIAADQWKTMSKALSVAGHSLVGVQENLIDAIWQDRPTRPSTALITLGLTFTGMTWQEKIVALRAKMSERKISWFIVTALDEIAWLFNLRGSDIEYNPIFFAYAIVGMNTIRLCIDGKRVADPGVRDHLQLDAPGEPDLRVQTVSYGSVEAELRAVCKGLGPKDRVWISDKASCALTDIIPKAHRIPIPYTPLCLAKAVKNPTEIQGMKMAHLKDAVALCDLFAWLEKEIPKGTVTEISAADKAEELRSQQKDFVGLSFPTISSVGPNGAVIHYRPLPETNRTLTLNEVYLIDSGAQYLDGTTDVTRTVHFGTPSDFEKECFTYVLKGHIAVSAAIFPNGTKGHLLDSFARSALWESGLDYLHGTGHGVGCFLNVHEGPCGISYKTFADEPLEAGMIVSDEPGYYEDGAFGIRIENVVLVVPTKPKYNYRNRGSLTFQPITLVPIQAKMINSEMLTQKERNWLNEYHRQCREIVGAELERQSRKEALDWLIRETQPIE, encoded by the exons ATGTCCCCGAAGATCACCGCCGAGCTTCTTCGGCACCTGAGACAGGTGATGAAGAGCAGCAGATACGTCAGCGAGCCGCTGCAGGCCTACATCATACCGTCGGGGGACGCGCACCAG AGTGAGTACATCGCCCCCTGTGACTGCCGACGGGAGTTCATCTGCGGATTCAACGGCTCGGCAG GGACGGCCATCGTGACGGAGAAGCACGCCGCCATGTGGACGGATGGGCGGTACTTCCTGCAGGCGAGCCAGCAGATGGATGGCAACTGGACCCTCATGAAGATGG GTTTGAAGGAGACACCAACTCAGGAGGACTGGCTGATCAGCGTGCTTCCTGACAACTCCAGAGTGGGTGTGGATCCTTGGATCATCGCAGCAG ACCAATGGAAAACCATGTCCAAGGCCCTGAGCGTTGCTGGGCACTCGCTGGTCGGCGTGCAGGAGAACCTCATCGACGCCATTTGGCAGGATCGCCCCACAAGACCCAGCACCGCTCTGATCACGCTGGGGTTGACGTTCACTG GCATGACCTGGCAGGAGAAGATCGTGGCTTTAAGGGCGAAGATGTCGGAGCGAAAGATTTCCTGGTTTATCGTCACGGCTCTGGATGAAATCGCTT GGCTTTTCAACCTGCGAGGTTCGGACATTGAGTATAACCCCATCTTCTTCGCCTACGCCATCGTTGGGATGAACACGATAAG GCTATGCATCGACGGCAAGCGTGTCGCCGACCCCGGCGTGAGGGACCACCTGCAGCTGGACGCCCCCGGCGAGCCGGACCTCAGGGTCCAGACGGTGTCGTACGGATCGGTGGAGGCGGAGCTGCGTGCCGTGTGCAAAGGACTCGGGCCCAAGGACCGCGTGTGGATCAGCGACAAGGCCAGCTGTGCGCTGACGGACATCATCCCCAAG GCCCACAGGATCCCCATCCCTTACACTCCGCTCTGCCTCGCCAAAGCGGTGAAGAACCCCACCGAGATCCAGGGAATGAAGATGGCGCAC CTCAAAGACGCCGTGGCTCTCTGCGACCTCTTCGCATGGCTTGAAAAAGAG atcccCAAAGGCACGGTGACTGAGATCTCAGCCGCTGACAAAGCAGAGGAGCTGCGTAG CCAGCAGAAGGACTTTGTTGGCCTGAGTTTTCCAACCATTTCCAGCGTGGGCCCGAATGGAGCCGTGATTCACTACAG GCCTCTGCCGGAAACCAACCGGACGCTGACCCTGAACGAAGTCTACCTGATAGACTCGGGCGCCCAGTACCT CGACGGGACGACGGACGTGACCCGTACGGTGCATTTCGGAACGCCCTCTGATTTCGAAAAG GAGTGTTTCACCTACGTTCTGAAGGGCCACATAGCCGTGAGTGCGGCCATCTTCCCAAACGGAACCAAAG gccacctGCTGGACTCATTCGCACGCTCGGCATTGTGGGAGTCCGGGCTTGACTACCTGCACGGGACGGGACACGGGGTCGGCTGCTTCCTCAACGTCCACGAGGGGCCCTGCGGGATCAGCTACAAGACGTTCGCAGACGAGCCCCTGGAAGCCGGCATGATCGTCAGTGATG AACCTGGATATTATGAAGATGGTGCTTTTGGGATTCGAATTGAGAATGTTGTCTTGGTGGTTCCTACTAAACCCAAG TACAATTACAGGAATCGTGGCAGTTTGACCTTTCAGCCTATCACGCTCGTCCCGATTCAGGCGAAGATGATCAACAGTGAAATGCTAACGCAGAAGGAG CGTAATTGGTTGAACGAGTACCACAGGCAGTGCCGAGAGATTGTCGGAGCCGAACTGGAGCGGCAGAGTCGCAAGGAAGCCCTTGATTGGCTGATCAGAGAAACTCAGCCAATCGAGTAA
- the xpnpep1 gene encoding xaa-Pro aminopeptidase 1 isoform X1: protein MNAVPLPSSPAASRTSVSALHRNSSEAFYVEFVAGRLRGGESGVDVTWGVNEREALRRSGWRGPFLRASVPEPRPFSGTAIVTEKHAAMWTDGRYFLQASQQMDGNWTLMKMGLKETPTQEDWLISVLPDNSRVGVDPWIIAADQWKTMSKALSVAGHSLVGVQENLIDAIWQDRPTRPSTALITLGLTFTGMTWQEKIVALRAKMSERKISWFIVTALDEIAWLFNLRGSDIEYNPIFFAYAIVGMNTIRLCIDGKRVADPGVRDHLQLDAPGEPDLRVQTVSYGSVEAELRAVCKGLGPKDRVWISDKASCALTDIIPKAHRIPIPYTPLCLAKAVKNPTEIQGMKMAHLKDAVALCDLFAWLEKEIPKGTVTEISAADKAEELRSQQKDFVGLSFPTISSVGPNGAVIHYRPLPETNRTLTLNEVYLIDSGAQYLDGTTDVTRTVHFGTPSDFEKECFTYVLKGHIAVSAAIFPNGTKGHLLDSFARSALWESGLDYLHGTGHGVGCFLNVHEGPCGISYKTFADEPLEAGMIVSDEPGYYEDGAFGIRIENVVLVVPTKPKYNYRNRGSLTFQPITLVPIQAKMINSEMLTQKERNWLNEYHRQCREIVGAELERQSRKEALDWLIRETQPIE, encoded by the exons atgaatgccGTCCCACTTCCATCCTCGCCGGCAGCATCACGGACGTCCGTTTCAGCTCTCCATCGCAATAGTTCAGAAGCTTTTTATGTTGAGTTTGTCGCTGGACGTTTACGAGGTGGTGAGAGTGGCGTCGACGTGACGTGGGGTGTGAATGAACGAGAAGCGCTCCGACGGTCAGGGTGGCGGGGGCCGTTTCTGAGGGCGAGCGTGCCTGAGCCCCGGCCTTTTTCAGGGACGGCCATCGTGACGGAGAAGCACGCCGCCATGTGGACGGATGGGCGGTACTTCCTGCAGGCGAGCCAGCAGATGGATGGCAACTGGACCCTCATGAAGATGG GTTTGAAGGAGACACCAACTCAGGAGGACTGGCTGATCAGCGTGCTTCCTGACAACTCCAGAGTGGGTGTGGATCCTTGGATCATCGCAGCAG ACCAATGGAAAACCATGTCCAAGGCCCTGAGCGTTGCTGGGCACTCGCTGGTCGGCGTGCAGGAGAACCTCATCGACGCCATTTGGCAGGATCGCCCCACAAGACCCAGCACCGCTCTGATCACGCTGGGGTTGACGTTCACTG GCATGACCTGGCAGGAGAAGATCGTGGCTTTAAGGGCGAAGATGTCGGAGCGAAAGATTTCCTGGTTTATCGTCACGGCTCTGGATGAAATCGCTT GGCTTTTCAACCTGCGAGGTTCGGACATTGAGTATAACCCCATCTTCTTCGCCTACGCCATCGTTGGGATGAACACGATAAG GCTATGCATCGACGGCAAGCGTGTCGCCGACCCCGGCGTGAGGGACCACCTGCAGCTGGACGCCCCCGGCGAGCCGGACCTCAGGGTCCAGACGGTGTCGTACGGATCGGTGGAGGCGGAGCTGCGTGCCGTGTGCAAAGGACTCGGGCCCAAGGACCGCGTGTGGATCAGCGACAAGGCCAGCTGTGCGCTGACGGACATCATCCCCAAG GCCCACAGGATCCCCATCCCTTACACTCCGCTCTGCCTCGCCAAAGCGGTGAAGAACCCCACCGAGATCCAGGGAATGAAGATGGCGCAC CTCAAAGACGCCGTGGCTCTCTGCGACCTCTTCGCATGGCTTGAAAAAGAG atcccCAAAGGCACGGTGACTGAGATCTCAGCCGCTGACAAAGCAGAGGAGCTGCGTAG CCAGCAGAAGGACTTTGTTGGCCTGAGTTTTCCAACCATTTCCAGCGTGGGCCCGAATGGAGCCGTGATTCACTACAG GCCTCTGCCGGAAACCAACCGGACGCTGACCCTGAACGAAGTCTACCTGATAGACTCGGGCGCCCAGTACCT CGACGGGACGACGGACGTGACCCGTACGGTGCATTTCGGAACGCCCTCTGATTTCGAAAAG GAGTGTTTCACCTACGTTCTGAAGGGCCACATAGCCGTGAGTGCGGCCATCTTCCCAAACGGAACCAAAG gccacctGCTGGACTCATTCGCACGCTCGGCATTGTGGGAGTCCGGGCTTGACTACCTGCACGGGACGGGACACGGGGTCGGCTGCTTCCTCAACGTCCACGAGGGGCCCTGCGGGATCAGCTACAAGACGTTCGCAGACGAGCCCCTGGAAGCCGGCATGATCGTCAGTGATG AACCTGGATATTATGAAGATGGTGCTTTTGGGATTCGAATTGAGAATGTTGTCTTGGTGGTTCCTACTAAACCCAAG TACAATTACAGGAATCGTGGCAGTTTGACCTTTCAGCCTATCACGCTCGTCCCGATTCAGGCGAAGATGATCAACAGTGAAATGCTAACGCAGAAGGAG CGTAATTGGTTGAACGAGTACCACAGGCAGTGCCGAGAGATTGTCGGAGCCGAACTGGAGCGGCAGAGTCGCAAGGAAGCCCTTGATTGGCTGATCAGAGAAACTCAGCCAATCGAGTAA
- the LOC140581362 gene encoding uncharacterized protein, with translation MTGNGSSAASAVNRTVVLSMGDASHEFRVFNVTVTSLALCLLTFAGVFCSISYCRRARQRRQAQEYESVVGSHGPWGEPGSLGARRRRGLISRLQGSGVSRDNVGIYFIYSNPIPMGDEESDLAMAEGAQSGLQGALARPDHIKDGSDGIILDPSVFYMQL, from the exons ATGACGGGGAACGGCAGCAGCGCGGCTTCGGCTGTCAACAGGACCGTCGTCCTGTCCATGGGCGACGCCAGCCACG AGTTCAGAGTGTTCAACGTCACGGTGACGTCGCTGGCTCTGTGCCTGCTCACCTTTGCAGGTGTATTCTGCAGCATCTCCTACTGCAGACGTGCTCG GCAGCGGAGGCAGGCCCAGGAGTACGAGAGCGTGGTCGGCAGCCACGGGCCATGGGGCGAGCCCGGTTCCCTGGGAGCAAGAAGACGGCGGGGCCTGATCTCCCGGCTACAAGGGTCAGGCGTGTCACGAGACAACGTGGGGATCTACTTCATATACAGTAACCCCATCCCCATGGGGGACGAGGAGAGCGACCTTGCCATGGCGGAGGGAGCGCAAAGCGGGCTACAGGGGGCGCTGGCACGCCCAGACCACATCAAGGACGGCAGTGATGGGATTATCCTGGATCCATCTGTGTTTTACATGCAGCTGTGA